The sequence taAATGGCTTATTTATGTCACTGTCAAATTACAAAGTGCCCCAGACTGATAACCGCAGGCGATTTCACCAAGATTTGGTAAGATATCATCAGGTAAaaggctccccacccccccccaaaaaaagaaaaaagagcttATATTTCCATTGCTGTTGAGTTTAACTTAAGGCTTTCACAGAaagcagactctctctctctctctctgaatgtgCAACTCAGTACTCAAGAGTTCTGTGGGAGTTTGAAAGCGTGGTGAGAAATCTCAATgaagcttttaaaacaaaaagttaaAACGAGGCTGACCACGTGTGTACCATATATAACGTATGCGGATACCATATTCTACAAAGTACTGTATGACTGAAGGTTAGCAGCCTGCAGAAGTGTGGCGAGGAACTTGGCTGAAACTCAGAGGTCCTCCTTTCCCACCGGACACTCTACTTGCTTGAGTGAAAAGCTCTAGAAGTCCAAACTTCACTCAGTAACAATTCTTGGTCAAATCTTGACATCCTGTGATTCTACCATCTTGCCCAGCGTCTTCTTAATCCTCAAAGCTGTCAGTCTCGAGGCAGGATTGTGGGCCCAGCATTCACACATTAGCTTCAATATTGCTCTTAAACACTGAAAACAATAAGAGGGACTTTTTTGTAAAGGAATACCAATATACAAatctccccccccaacacacacacaccaaacagagctggtaaaaaataaaggaaaaatgtaCTCTTTTGCTAAACAGATAAAGATATACTGGGGTGGATCCAGGAGATTTATTCAGCTAGGGGAGCTGTTTTCTTTTGGCAAAAGGACCCTTCCCTTGACACAAGACGCTCACGAATCATCAGGGTTCAGTCCAATGTTTTGATAATGATAACGGCCGAAGTTTCTGGGTCATGGATtatatcagggattcccaaccagagcgCCCTGGAGCCCTGATGCTCcataagagctccccaggggctccttggcctttcccttatgttctgtcttaatggactcagccacatgCTTTTCCCAGCTTTGCAGCGAAAGCAGGGAAGTGGCTGTTTCCATTGACTTGGGGGTGGCATTCTCACAGTtactgtgcctgggaaaggggggagaacctggacacctactcctgcctcaaactgcctcccCTCCTCATTTGTGACAGgaaggctgacatcacttcctgcacaATTCTGGggctcctagagatttggaaaacatttcagcggctcctctatggtcaaaaggttgaaaaaggccagaTTACatgtttaaattaacataattttGAAAGAGATAAGGTCTTCACTTTCAGATGTATCACTGATTCTTCTTAGAATTAATACTCTacaacaaactttttttttcgggggggggggatcaacaacCAACATACTAGGAATGTATCATGAACTGAAAAATACTCTAGCTTCATATTCACCGGACAATTTGCAGGCACATATAAATGGATTAGGCACATAAATGTGATCTCAGTGATTGAAAGACTGAACTAAAAATATCTGAGGGACTACGGTCAGAAATGGCAAATTGTACAATTTTTAATTTGTGTGTCTGTATAGCTCTTTTCTGTAATAACCCTGCACAACTGGATTATTAAATTTAGTGATTTCAGaacatgttattattattatcaaacaAAATAACAACTATTTTTGGTCAGCAGCTGAGAATGAAAAGCCAAGCAGAAGAGAACAGGCCTGTCTGCTCAGAAAGCCAAAGACATGAGCCATGTGGAGGGGTGAGACACACGATGAGCAAAGAACGTTGACAAGCAACCATTGTAGTACACATCTGAACAAAAGTATTCCCCCCACATGGAAGCtcctttttctcaattaaaaaataagaaaCTCTGCTTTCTTTGGAATAAGTTACCTCATCACCATTCCATCGATTAGACACGACTGGGCGCAGATGCTTCACACACACCACCTCTCGCATATCCTCATAGGAAGGATCGTTTGGTACCATATCATAATAGGGTAACTGGTACTCTTCAACAATACCTGCAAAAGTAAGTGACAGTGGGGTTACATTTTTATCACGGACAATGTTAGGGTATGTGGTGCAGACTAATACCTTTCAAAATTCAATCTACTTCTTACTAAAGCCACACTGCTAGCTTTACTTCACTTCCCACTGCAAAAGGACAAATCCTATATTTGTGTTCTGTCTTCTCCCCAAGATGCTTATCGCAGCTCCAGGGAACCACAGGAAGAGTGAAAAGGAGCTGGGATTCGAGGATGGAAGGGGTTAAAATGTTagttggggaagggcagagagCTAGTGAATCAAAACCATGAACCTTCCAATCATGCATTTCAACCCTGGCTGTGAAGCTAGTCTGTTATCAGCTAGTCCCTTATCATCAACAGACGAAAGTCAAGTAAGGAGAGAGAGCATCCAAGGAACAGATGCAAATTAACAATGTATAATGGGGCAATATCTGACAACTTTTGACAAGGCAATAAAATTAATCTGAGTTTTACTCTCACTGAGCTTTTTGGGTTGTTTGGCTTAGGATACAATACATAAAATGTTTCAGGACAAGATTTGTGATTTACCTCCCGTAACACAACGCCGAGCCATTTCCCATATTATCAAGCCAAAGCTATAGATGTCGGCCATGATGTATGGTTGGAAATGATTTTTATTCAGACTTTCATCCAGGACTTCTGGTGCCATGTAACGTTTTGTTCCCACCCTTGTATTCAAAGGAACATCCACTTCGTTTGTATCACTACATTAaagaaaaaattatatttttgaaTGGTGTTAAGAGATGAAGCTTCCAAGAAAAATACTAATGTCTGTCCTCCCCCTTCTTTGGAGGCAggaaaataactttattttttattttttattttttaagatccACCTTCAATCCAAGAATATTTGGAAACCATGTTTCATCTCAGATTTGCGGTTCCTAAGTCTACCCTGCCAAAGAGGTATGTATTTTCGCAGGAAAAGTTGCCTTTATGCTTTTATGACTAGACTCTGACGGTCTTTGGTGTGCTCAGAACCACAGAAATGGGGCAATCATGTTCATTTCGTAGCAATAATCTCCTCCAAGAATACAGAAACACTGTAGCAGATATGGTTCATCCACTTACCTGTTAAATTTGACAGCCAGGCCCAAATCAGCAATGCAGCAAGTTCCATTTCTCTTTATCAGGATGTTTTTACTTTTCAGATCTCTGTGTGCAATAGCGGGCTTGCCTTGCGTTCCGTATATCTCCGTGTGCAAATGGCACAGCCCACACGCAGCCGAGTATGCCAGCTTGAGCAAAGCTCTGTTGTCAAGAGTGGTACATTTCAGGAAATCATACAGAGATCCGTTTTCATGATAATCTGTAATCAAGTACAGCTGGGTCCAGGAGCCTGtgcctttaatatctgctgcTATAAAACCTGCGGAATTGAAGAACATGGTTAATATGTGACAAGCTCCACCTCaccccaaatcaatcaataaacatgTCATGGATTAATGCTGCAGGCTAAAATTATGCCTGTGATCTAGATGAGGGTCTTCTGCACCCTGCAATTCTTTCCCAAGAGATGCCCAAACCCAGTAACTATGATATTTTACTCGCAAGGGAGACTGACAGGCCACAAAGTAACTGAGTATTCATGACTGCCTGTGTGGTGCaatgcttagaacaggggtagtcaaactgcggccctccaggtgttcatggactacaattcccatgagcctctgccagcgaatgcttacGGGGAACTGGTgattttatcattgttttatgGTATATTTagcatttgttctgctgttttatgtttttgttaCTATTAGTATGGTTCCTGATTGGGCAGGCAAGTGGAATACAAAGATACAAAGAATATAAATGAACTACACAGCTGACAGACCTCAGATTCCTTACTCCTCTATAGCTCTGCTGATAATGGGAATACTTCACCAAAAGCACCAGAAGGATATCACATCATAAACTTAACAGGGGAATAGAAATAAGGGAAGATTTGTTTCCCTGCAAATGTACATCCCAAgtaaaagaattaaaacatttgaTCTTCCCTCCCAAATTTTGACAAGACTTTTGCTCTGCAAAACaactacagttttttttttaaaaggtatataCATGAtttgcctccctcctccacagaTTGCTAATACATTCCCGGTTAAAGCATCCCATGCTATACTCACCAAGTATATTTTCATGGCGCATGAGAACAGTCTGGTAAATCTCGGTTTCTCGAAACCAGCTGGCTTCCTCAGTGGTGAAAAACACTTTCACCGCCACTTTCTCACCTCGCCACTTCCCCATCCAGACTTCTCCGTATCGCCCTTTCCCAACTTGCCGCACCATCTGAATTTGTTTGGCAATAGTGCGCTGGACCTTGAGGAGAAACCAGAAACCGATGAGCAAAATCGCTAGCAACACTGTTGGGCGGTCTTTCCTATTCAAGGTCAAGGAGATTTCATCACCACTGTGATTTAGCCCTTTGTGACACTGTTCCTTCAAAGGACTTACAGGAACTCGCAGGATTAATCACACAGGAACTTACTTTTTACATTTAAATCTTAAAAATCACAGTAGGACCAGTACCAT is a genomic window of Paroedura picta isolate Pp20150507F chromosome 8, Ppicta_v3.0, whole genome shotgun sequence containing:
- the BMPR1A gene encoding bone morphogenetic protein receptor type-1A; this translates as MICLQVYIRVLGFSVLIVSQVQGQNLDSMLHGTGMKTDPNQNKQEDGATVAPEDTLPFLKCYCSGHCPEGAINNTCETNGHCFAIIEEDENGETTLASGCMKYEGSDFQCKDSRKAQLRRTIECCQTDFCNRDLQPTLPPPSAGGLFDGGIRWIAVLISMAVCIIVMIILFSCFCYRHYCKWVAKRRCYNRDLEQDEAFIPVGESLKDLIDQSQSSGSGSGLPLLVQRTIAKQIQMVRQVGKGRYGEVWMGKWRGEKVAVKVFFTTEEASWFRETEIYQTVLMRHENILGFIAADIKGTGSWTQLYLITDYHENGSLYDFLKCTTLDNRALLKLAYSAACGLCHLHTEIYGTQGKPAIAHRDLKSKNILIKRNGTCCIADLGLAVKFNSDTNEVDVPLNTRVGTKRYMAPEVLDESLNKNHFQPYIMADIYSFGLIIWEMARRCVTGGIVEEYQLPYYDMVPNDPSYEDMREVVCVKHLRPVVSNRWNGDECLRAILKLMCECWAHNPASRLTALRIKKTLGKMVESQDVKI